The sequence below is a genomic window from Pseudomonadota bacterium.
CCAAGCTCCAAATAATACCCAATAACCAATAACCAAATTCCAAGTTTCAGATGAAAGACAATAACCAATAATCAAATTCCAAATTACAGACTTAGAATTTGTTTGGTTATTGTTGTTTGGTAATTGGTTATTGTTCTTTAATTGGTTATTCATATAATTTTATTCTCACTTTCCACACAATGCCTTTGTCTTCTCCACTATCTGGATATCCCTGTAATGCATTAAATCAATCGCCTTAGCAGGACATTCTGCAGCACAGGAACCACACCCCTTGCATTTACTGATATCGATCTCTGCTTCACCTTTTTCATTGATTATGGGTACAGAATAAGGACATACCCTGACACAGGTGAGGCATGCTGCACACTTATCCCCCTCCACTGAGGCAACGATACCACCAACAGCTATCTTATCCTTTGAAAGTATTGTGATTGCCCGTGCAACAGAGCCTTCCGCCTGGGTAATGGTTTCCTGAATATTCTTCGGCGAATGGCAGAGACCAGCCAGGAACATACCGTCAGATGCAAAATCGAGGGGTTTTAGTTTCATGTGTGCCTCAAGAAAGAAGCCTTCATTTGTCCTCGGTACCTTAAACAGTGTTGCAAGTTCTTTATTATCCCTCGGTATTACCGCACTGCTTAAGGCAATTAAATCCGTCTTGAATGAAATCTGCTCCATTATCGAGGGATCATAACAGCTCATGTAGAGTGAACCATTTTTCAGTGAGAGGGTAGGGGGGGTTGCTGCATCGAATCTTATGAACCTCACACCGAGTCTCCTCGCCTTCAGATAATACTTCTCCAGAAATCCGTAAGTCCTTATGTCCCTGTAAAGGATTACCACATCTCTATCAGGCCTTTTCTCTTTCAGGGTTATTGCATTTTTGATAGCAG
It includes:
- a CDS encoding FAD-dependent oxidoreductase — its product is YIKPLKEVSIDVNKRALIVGGGIAGMTAALKLANQNFEVFLVEKEDALGGNLRHIFHTLDGMEVQDFLKETTEKVISHPLIHVETNTTIKDHTGFKGNFETGLLIGTDKEYKKIKHGIIVLATGGEEHKPHGMYRYGEDERVMTQMELEGKVVDGTLPPFERCVMIQCVGSRNEERPYCGRVCCSTAIKNAITLKEKRPDRDVVILYRDIRTYGFLEKYYLKARRLGVRFIRFDAATPPTLSLKNGSLYMSCYDPSIMEQISFKTDLIALSSAVIPRDNKELATLFKVPRTNEGFFLEAHMKLKPLDFASDGMFLAGLCHSPKNIQETITQAEGSVARAITILSKDKIAVGGIVASVEGDKCAACLTCVRVCPYSVPIINEKGEAEIDISKCKGCGSCAAECPAKAIDLMHYRDIQIVEKTKALCGK